The following coding sequences lie in one Lolium perenne isolate Kyuss_39 chromosome 2, Kyuss_2.0, whole genome shotgun sequence genomic window:
- the LOC127323458 gene encoding uncharacterized protein: MSSAAAPWAQAPHLLQEFEFFLVVDFEATCEKDRRIYPQEIIEFPSVLVDGATGRIQSAFRRYVRPKYHPVLTPFCRDLTGISQEDVDGGVDLGEALLLHDRWLQAATAGARKGGSLAVVTWGDWDCRTMLESECVFKGIQKPAYFDRWVNLRVPFQAVLGGGGRFNLQEAVRAAGLQWEGRLHCGLDDARNTASLLVEIMRRGAKIAITGSLAPLPIHHKEEQQQQQPHTSLCGGAAGACYCGVASRGSVVAMPGPMQGRCYWGCGNWTPTMGAVCPYFLWSN, from the coding sequence ATGTCGAGCGCGGCGGCGCCGTGGGCTCAGGCGCCTCACCTGCTGCAAGAATTCGAGTTCTTCCTGGTTGTCGATTTCGAGGCGACCTGCGAGAAGGACAGACGCATCTACCCGCAAGAGATCATTGAGTTCCCCTCCGTGCTCGTCGACGGCGCCACCGGCCGCATCCAGTCCGCCTTCCGCAGGTACGTCCGCCCTAAGTACCATCCCGTGCTGACTCCATTTTGCAGGGATCTCACAGGGATCAGTCAGGAGGACGTCGATGGAGGGGTGGATCTCGGGGAGGCGCTCCTGCTGCACGACCGCTGGCTgcaggcggcgacggcggggGCCAGGAAAGGCGGCAGCTTGGCCGTCGTGACGTGGGGTGATTGGGACTGCCGGACTATGCTTGAATCGGAGTGCGTCTTCAAGGGGATCCAGAAGCCGGCCTACTTCGATCGCTGGGTCAACCTCAGGGTTCCCTTCCAGGCGGTGCTCGGGGGTGGAGGGCGGTTCAACCTGCAGGAGGCTGTCCGGGCTGCTGGGTTACAGTGGGAGGGCCGCCTGCACTGCGGGCTCGATGACGCGCGCAACACTGCGTCTCTTCTTGTGGAGATTATGCGGAGGGGCGCCAAGATCGCGATTACCGGCTCCTTGGCGCCGCTGCCGATCCACcacaaggaggagcagcagcagcagcagcctcaCACAAGTCTGTGCGGTGGCGCCGCCGGGGCGTGCTACTGCGGAGTGGCCAGCAGAGGGAGCGTTGTAGCGATGCCAGGGCCCATGCAGGGTAGGTGCTACTGGGGGTGCGGCAACTGGACGCCCACCATGGGAGCCGTCTGCCCCTACTTCCTCTGGAGCAATTGA